TTAAAATGATTAAAGTTCTGCTAATAGGAATTAAGTATGTTTGCTAAATCTGTTTACTGAATGAACAAAGTGTGACTCTCCCTCCAAACTAAAACTCTTTCTAAACTTATTAACTCACAACTTTTTGGGTAAATGTGAGTAATCAAATGTTTAAACATGTTTCTCCCAGGTGAGAACTCCAAGCTCAAAATATTCATTTCCAGCCTTTGGACCTGAAAACAAGATTTTGCTACAGATGTTGGATAATCTAGGTATATTATGCAGAAACACATATGTTACAGCTGTATACTACTATTTCtccttatattaaaaaaaaaactttgtcttacgtttctttttgacttttgttttaatgttttcacacttaaaatgaaaacttgacttaaaagtgaaaataaaatgtagaaagaaaaaatatgtccCTTTTCACtctataatattcatttttagtaATCTTTCTTATCAAAGAGGTATAAAGCAGAACTTTGGTCACCTAATTCTTACTTTGTCCACATTAATAAGGTTTCATCGTatttataactcttctttactAAAGAATGTAAGAAACATTCTATAAATATTAGATTAATCCTTACCAAAAACTTAAGTAGGTAAACAGAAAAACAAACTCTTAAGTCTCTATGAAAATTTTACAATCTGTGGTCCTATATTATACCAAGAGGCTCAGATCATCAGACTTTTACTGCTTGATCACTTCTGATCCAAACAAATGATCCTTAGCCCTTTTCTTGTATTCTAAATCCTTCAGAACCTGTCCTCGTACACACTGAGAGGTCATACCAGACAAGCAAGATAACTGACTTAAGAAACGTTCTTATTCTTTCTACCTTGTGGAACAATTCCAGGTGTTGGGTCCTGGGGTTGAAGATCCGGGAATATCAGGCCTCTTGCTTGCTACATGTGACTGGTGGAGAGGAATCAAATCTGCACTTTAATTGCTGCTCTGTCAAAGTGTTCCTTGGTGATTTTTCGTATGTGTCTATGGTCAGTCTAAATAGATGGAAAGACTGATTATCAACAACCAGGAAACAGGACATAGGTTTGGTAACGTTTGTATatacccctcccttctttcttcccaaaaTCAGATTCATCGTCCTACATATTGTAGACCCTTTATAATGTAATGTTCTATCTGTACTTGCCTTCATTCTGTGCACACCGCATTTTATAACTCTATAGTGATGTCCCCACGGCCCTAAGTTAGGGGTAGAGTCTTGGGATCGCGCATAGGAGAAGCAGTTCAAGACGCAGGGATAATTTGGCCTTGGCTCGGTGGTTCAAGGTCCGTGAACTTGGATGGAgtaaaaattacatctttatttctatttaattagtttcctttgtacctccgagtattttattttatacatttaagaacGGTTTCTGAgcaggggtccaggacacaatgAGGGTTAGGACCCTCTGCCTCGGGAGGAACAAGACAGCGGTCTCCGAGATCAGACTCGTTCTGCTCGGCCGCAGAGGGCAGACACAGGTGCAAGTGCCAACGAGCACGATTTGGGGGAAGACACGGGAGCAGCGCAATGGAGTTTGCAGACAGGTAAGTTTAGACAGAAGAAACAGGAGCAATGCGCGGACGGGCAGACacttggagggaaggaggaagaggtgcAATGAATGGGTGGAGGGGTCGATGTAAAGAAAAGCTCCCTAACACGGCCATCCAAAAACAGAGATCTAAAATTTGGAAGGGATTGAGCACCCACATCTAACCCACTGGACTGCCTCTGGAGGGAGCGGGGGCCCCACTCCTCCCCCGAGGTCTTTCGGCAAAGGCTGGGGGAGAGGAGGTTCTGGTTCAGGCTCAAGGCAGGCTGCCGGGCCCTCCAGCTCCGAGATTCGGCCTCTCCTCCGGGCCTAGCAAGGGGAAGGGGCCGGGGGTCGTGACTCCCGTTCCTGGACGCGGGCGGactctgggggggtgggggggcggtctcctcctcaccctgggtcAGGCTCCCGACTCATCGATTGGTTGATGACCTCTTCGGCGGCCGGCATAGGGCTGATGCTGGCACGGCGGCGGAAGAAGTTTCAGCAGCTGCCTTTTAACGTCTTGTGTTGGGGTCGCTCCAGCTGCACAAGACACATGACCACAGCCCGAGGGTCCCTGACCAGGGAgggttgggggaagaaaaaaggaagggagaggagaggaaggaaaggaaggggagggtagAGGAGGAAGGCGGGAGGAGGGTTGGGCAGGAAAGGGCGAGGAAAGCTCAGGCTAGAGGCGGGGCGAACGCTGCTGAGCCCGGTGTTCCCATGACAACCAATACCCCCGCCGCCAGGGATCCCAGCCCCCAAGGCGTTCGAGCTCCTTCCGTATCGCTTCGCTACCGTTTCCGCCTCGCGCCTTTGTGTGGCGCGTGATGACGAAATGACGCGTGCGTACGGCCAAGGAGGAGGGGCCCTGGTATATAAATTGAACCCCAGGCACTCTCGACCCGGGAGTTGCTCGAACCGCCGAGTGGAGGTAGGCAGTGTCTCGACCCAGACCTGGTCATTGCGAAGTGCAGCGAGCGCGAAAGCCGGACACTATGTCGCGTTACGGGCGGTACGGAGGAGGTAGGAGTCCGGAGAGGGAAACGAGCGAAGGAGATGGGACGGATCATGGGCCAGGCGTTGGGACCCGAGGCGGGCGCAGGCTGGCGGCTGTTGGGAGACGGTTGTTCCTCGTGCGTAATGGCGGACCTCGTCTTGGCGCCATACGGAGCcatagtggggggtgggggaaggggggaagggggaggggagccgTCGAAGGAAAACATCACAGCGCGGGCCTCTCCTTGTGGGGAGACCTCGGTGGAAAAGGGTGCGAGGGGCTCCCGCGTTCCGCGATGGTGGGGCGGGCCGGCTGCAGCAGACCTTCCTGGCCTTTTTCTAGCCGCTTCCCCGCCTTTCGCGCCGTTGGCGGCGGGAGAAGGTGGCTGCCATTTTGCGCACGTTGCCCCTCGCCGTGGCGCAGGTCCTGGGGCCTTCACCCCTCCCCCTAAACTGCCGGGCTTGCAGCCCCCTCCGCCCCCCAGAGCGGGCTAGGGCCTGGGGGAGGGAGCGCAGCGAGCGCTCGGTGCACTTCGAGCCGCAGCAGCTTGCAGCAGTTGTCAGAAATTGCGGTGTGCGAGTTGGGGAAGTCCCCCGCGATGCGGCCCGGAGGCCTTCTCTTCCCCCACAGCCTGTTTGTGGCGCCCGGGGCGGAGAGCTGGCCCTGGGCCTTAGCTCCTGCAGCGGGCTCCGGCCCTTGCCCCTGAGGCTGGGTTAAAGCTCCCATTCCCCTCCTTTGGGCCCAGGGTGGGTGGAGCTCTGGGCGCTCCTCCCTACCTTTGTGCCGAGCTCCCGGGAAGTAATCACCTCGCTGCTTTAATGGAGTGGCCCAAAAGGACAAAAGGAAATGTTGACACTAATGAAGTAGTGCggataaaaaaaagttaaaatgctTTACGAGCAGCTtcttaaaaaattcaaaatttgtTTGGTCATTTGGAACAATCAGCTTTTGCGTCTTGATGTGGCTCAACTTGAacttgaattgaggtcttctgcTCCTAACGTGGAATCTTCTGTTTCTTCTAACAGAGACCAAAGTCTATGTTGGCAACCTGGGAACTGGTGCCGGCAAAGGAGAGTTGGAAAGAGCGTTTAGTTACTATGGTCCCTTAAGAACTGTATGGATTGCCAGAAATCCTCCAGGATTTGCTTTTGTGGAATTTGAAGATCCAAGAGATGCAGAAGATGCAGTTCGAGGACTTGATGGAAAGTATGTATGAAACTTTAGAGTCTCAGTCTGGACTACAAATATATTAGGGTATACTCGTATGTTTTTAACGTAATATACATTTATCCAATTTTTGCAGGGTGATTTGTGGCTCTCGTGTGAGAGTCGAACTGTCAACAGGAATGCCCCGAAGATCTAGATATGATAGACCACCTGCACGTCGCCCATTTGATCCTAATGATAGATGTTATGAGTGTGGGGAGAAAGGTCATTATGCTTATGATTGCCATCGCTACAGCAGACGAAGGAGAAGCaggtatttatttggaaaaaatggAGCGGTTGGTATATGACGGTTAATCATGTAATTCTTTTGttagcaaagaagaaaatactattttttttctataaacttTTTATGTGTTAATTGTCAGGTGTATTTTACAGTTtgtgtttaattttaaaaatgttaatatattaataatcaaCCTGGTCAAAACCTTTCAGGTTTCTTCGTTTGAGTCAGTCGCCTTGATTCAGAATGTCACGAGCCTTAAGATATCATGCTGAGGCGCCTTGCAAATCCGACAATTAAGATCCTCCTAGACCTTGAGGTGATCAGCATAAGAGGCCAGATCCCCTCGAGCCTTCTACACCTAGCTTCACTTTATTCTTTAAAGGGCAGAAAATTTGAGACGGTGATCGCCGTAACAGTAAATTTGGCTTTCAATTGGGGCCCCCCTCCGGTTTAGAAAGAGGAACACCAGATTGACCACATTCCCACCTAGAAAAATCTTCTTGCGTCAATCAAGCCTCACCTGGCTCATTTGGCTGTCAGTTTGATCGTCGTTAGATTGAAGAAAACTTCTAGATGCAGCGATCGGCTATAGATACTTCTAGATCGTCTAGATCTGCTAGACCTTGGGCCAAAGAGGGTCGACCTGCAAACTTGCAAGGTTTATTTTAAATACACATTATAGTGTTTTATATTATGTAATTCTAAAATGTAATTCAGCTTTTAACAAATCTTTTCtaggtagtaaaaaaaaatactggacaATTAATAGGCCCTGAGTTTATATCCAACTGACAGACACTGTTTTAAATAGTTGTCTGAAATTTGATTTCAGCAGAGGTACACAAACATTAGTAAAAATTGGAATTTTAAAATCTAACATTTGTTTTCTCTAACTTGAAAATAGGTCACGATCTCGATCTCACTCACGGTCCAGAGGAAGGCGATATTCTCGCTCACGGAGCAGGAGCCGTGGTAGGAGGTAGGCTCTTGtttctatttttcaaaaaaaaaaagtttcattatgAAAACAATGTTTCTTGCGGTGGTTGACTTaataaaatttctttctcttttgcaggTCAAGATCTGCATCTCCTCGAAGGTCAAGATCTGCATCTCTTCGTAGATCTAGGTCTGCTTCGATCCGATCTCGATCTGGTTCTTTAAAAAGATCGAGGTATTTCCAGTATGTTGAATTTTATTATGTTTaactagattaaaaaaattgttcttttggGATTTAAATAGTACCATCTTGTTTGAtcttgatataaaaaaaataggGAGGAAAGTGAATTAGTTGTAGGATCATAAGTTTAGAATCAGAACTTCAAACCCTAAAGGATTATCCAGGCCCTGCAGCAGAGCCAAGAATGAAATCCAGgttctctaattccaaatctagtgttcctTCCAGTGTTCTGTACCATCTTCCCTCTATGTTCCTTACTGGGGAAATCTGATCTCCCCGCACCCCCCCATACTGAACTTAGAGTGATTTATAAAGGATGAGAACTACCTTTGTGATATCACTGTCACAGAATTCCAAAACTGAGATTCTGCCAAAGCAATTTGCAATTTGCGCTCATAGGCCATGTCCTGAACCCAGGTCTGGGGTTTTGTGGTCATTCTACGTGATGAACACactttcttgctgttttatgCTTTGTTTCAGTTCTCCCATGGATACTTCTTAGTTGAAAAGGTCATTAGGCTCATGCCCCCAGCAAAGAGGCACCATGTATGCTTTTCTGCCTCTGGGCCACTTTGGCTAAGCTGTTTTGCACAGCTTACTCTTCACTTGACAATGCTGAGGAGAAAAGTGCATGGTTAACAGATTTGAGCTGAAAGCTTGTGACACAAAGTCTAGTTGATGTTGGAAATCCTGGAGAAGCATGCCTTGGCAGAATAGTCTGAGATGTGTGGAGGCAGTGTAGACAGCGTATTGGAGTGTTGGGTTTTTAAGAGTCATGTGACCTAAAAGTCTTAGCTCTCCCACTTACTatcttgaccttgggcaagtctcctaatctgtaaaattgcCTGCtcttttttaaagtcctcttttcaGCTCAATTCTTGTTGGAAAGACaaatttagtttgggggaaatgaaACAAAGACATACACTGTTTCCACTAGTTAGTGGACCTTAGCAGAAATACTTTTGTCAATTCAATAGGCATTGAATGtataagaaagaaaactagaaatatttaTAGGTATGCTAATCCTTGGAGATTGATATGATATAAGGATTCTTTGGTCTTACTAGATCAGTTAGTTTATTCATACATGAGTCttgatctattttgtttttaaaatgagggcTTCTGGTTtcagcaggaattcttaacctggatgCCAAACTTTTAAAAGTATTCTAATAATTACATTCATTCTGTGGTGTATAAACTGACCATTTAGCCAAATGTGAAATCACTCGTTTTCCCAATGTAATATGGCTTTCTCAGTGTGTTGTTCAGGTGCTATAGTCATAACAAGTCTTAAAAACTGCTCTTGGTTAGGAGAACCCACCTTGAAGATTTGTGTTTAAGACCTACTGTCCATTTAGGTTATCCCTATTTGGAAGATTTGAGTCATATTGTCTGTTAATTAGAGATCTTGGaaccctccctttttcccttcccccccaattttttttctttttttttttcccaccatcTTCAAATTAGGTGtgttaatgattttaaaaaactaaaatcagGCATAAGTGCCAGTGTTATTAGGAAAAGGTTCATTTTATAGTATTATTgatcttatttcatcttttttctctccctccaccaaGATCATCCCGCTCAAGATCCAGATCCAGGTCTCTTTCAAGACCAAGAAGCAGGTAGGGTGAATTAGTAATGCATTCTTGTTTTTAATAGCTCCAAATTCCAAAGAGCTCAAagtgctttgaaggaaattaatgaaaCTTAATATATTTGGAAGAACCAGGAGttaaatgaaaaaactgaatgAATTTGGTACATTACCAAATGTTTGAATGGAATTACTCCAGATTTGAAAGATACTGACAGAATTTGTATACCATGACTTTAAAAAGGTTCATGGTTtcccttatgtctaaatcttTCTCATTTTAACTCAGATTATTTTGAATTCTGTATTCTAAATCATCTTTAGGAGTTCTAGTTGAACTAAGCTGTCATATTGGGAAAATACCAACAGTCTTCAGggcaaaaataaattgaaaatgttACAGGTTGACAGAATAGAGTCTTAGCTATCACTTTTAATGATTAGTTTAATGGTGTAGAATGCAGATTTTATTTATAGCCATGGGTTAACTTGAATATTATATATCTGGGCGCTGATTTCTTGAACTCATGGCCTTCAAATTCCTGAGTCTTCATAGTATATACCATGATGCACTTGGTCTTTTAATGGATCACATTTGGTGTTCATTTTCACGGTGTGCTATTAGAAAAGGACTAGTAAGTACCTTTTCTCTTAATAAAATTTCTCATGTTTTGACAGCCGATCAAAGTCCAGATCACCATCTCCAAAGAGAAGGTAAGTTGAATTTTACTTCTTCAGACAATGGCTGATACTACTTGCCGTATCTGATTTGtttttagtgttctttttatAAGAGTTTTTTCTTACGATCTGCAATCTCTGGGCTCTTTGGTGAATTGGTGCTATATACAGTgtatctagatatatatgtacacacacacacacacacacacacacaggtatagtCCTAGATAAagtacagatttaaaaaaaaaaactcaaaatatcTTTGAAGTGATTTATAGCTAGGTCTTGATGAATTCCCCAAAGTGGTCCCATTATTTGCATTTACACTGCATGCTTATATTAAACTGGAATCAATGAACATGTTTTACAtcattataacttcaaatagtacaGATTTGAACACTTTAGGGGATTCATTACTTGCTTTAAGGTCTAGATAGATGTGCATACAGGCAAGTTTTGAATATAACATCTAATTTTGATGGAATAGGGTGTGTAAGTTTAGTCTTCTGAGTCAAGCTTCTGACTACCATCATACTTTTATAGTATCTGGTGAGTGTTCAGAACTAATAACCTTATAAAAGAGAGATTgattaggaaagaaaaaacttAATAATTAGTGGACAAAATAATACGCTTAATTTAGCTGatttaaatttacaaaaataaggcAAGAGTTACATGCATAAATAGGACTCTGTCCACCTGCTAATAGAATTTATGTAGGTCTTTTCATGAGACTGGGGTAACCTGGCAACCAATACTGTAATTGGGCAAGGTGAGTACTAAGTTGCTGATCTTAGTACTTACTacttagtgttttttttaagtttctattATCTTAACATTTCTCAGTTTTCGTTTTTTTTACCCATATACATATGTTGCTTTTGAACGTGGCATAGAAGGTAATAGACGTATTGTACTAATTttatcttaaaagaaaagttgagTTGGGAGTGTATAGagtattttgtttgatttttgtcttgatAAGCTCaataattcttttcctttattttagtcGCTCACCTTCTGGAAGTCCTCGTAGGAGTGCAAGTCCTGAAAGAATggactgaaatgaaaaaaattaaccttTTAGGAAGAAagttattttgtttacattattataaGGGATTTTGTGATGTCTGTTCAATGTAAGTGTAACCTAGAAGGCTATTTGAACCATCTAATAATCAGAATGGATCTGGATATTTTAAGAGCTCTGTAAATTTACATCAGTAGAGtagtgtaaatttttttttgttgtatgTATTAACATCTTATGATctgaaaatgggattttttttattggCACATTTAAGAATAAAAATGTGTTTCTAACTAGACTTCTGATTTGTGGTCACTACTGTTAAAATTGGCTTGGGAAGTCTCAAGCCTAGAGAGCTTGTTAGGCCTGTTCAGGGTCAGTATCTGGATGTGGCTAGAAGGTGATAAAAAGTAGTCAAGTTGAATGCACTCATGAAATCTTTC
This region of Trichosurus vulpecula isolate mTriVul1 chromosome 3, mTriVul1.pri, whole genome shotgun sequence genomic DNA includes:
- the SRSF7 gene encoding serine/arginine-rich splicing factor 7 isoform X2 encodes the protein MSRYGRYGGETKVYVGNLGTGAGKGELERAFSYYGPLRTVWIARNPPGFAFVEFEDPRDAEDAVRGLDGKVICGSRVRVELSTGMPRRSRYDRPPARRPFDPNDRCYECGEKGHYAYDCHRYSRRRRSRSRSRSHSRSRGRRYSRSRSRSRGRRSRSASPRRSRSASLRRSRSASIRSRSGSLKRSRSSRSRSRSRSLSRPRSSRSKSRSPSPKRSRSPSGSPRRSASPERMD
- the SRSF7 gene encoding serine/arginine-rich splicing factor 7 isoform X1, coding for MSRYGRYGGETKVYVGNLGTGAGKGELERAFSYYGPLRTVWIARNPPGFAFVEFEDPRDAEDAVRGLDGKVICGSRVRVELSTGMPRRSRYDRPPARRPFDPNDRCYECGEKGHYAYDCHRYSRRRRSRSRSRSHSRSRGRRYSRSRSRSRGRRSRSASPRRSRSASLRRSRSASIRSRSGSLKRSRYFQSSRSRSRSRSLSRPRSSRSKSRSPSPKRSRSPSGSPRRSASPERMD